Genomic window (Peromyscus maniculatus bairdii isolate BWxNUB_F1_BW_parent chromosome 10, HU_Pman_BW_mat_3.1, whole genome shotgun sequence):
TGGCCCATCTTCCAGGTGGTAGTATGTCCTTGAGTGTTTTGTCCTTAGGAACTCCAGAAAGGTATTACTCCGTGCTAGCTTCCCCTTGGGTACTTGGAGATTTATGTAGGCCCCCTTCCCTAAAGGTCTGCCATCCCGTTCATTGCTTTCAACCTGAAAGCACAGGTGCTAGGCTACCTTGTGTTCTCCATCCCAGAAGTATTCAGGCAGCTCCCTCAGACCTTGTCCACTTTCATACTTAATAGGACTGGCTCTTGTTAGTGCTCTGGTGGGTGCTCACTTTTATTTCCAAGTGTCTCCTctacctccacccacccacccacccaccccctttttttttaagcccCTTGCTCTCCTCTGGCCTATGTTTCCTCAGTCATTCCATTACATACTTATTTTATTAAACACGTTACAACTCTGGTTTTATATTCTGTATCTGACACTGATTCTCCTGATACTTTTGAGTAGGTTTTTCTACTATAAtttgtgaattcttttttttttttttttaaagatttatttatttattatgtatacagcatatatgactgcaggccagaagagggcaccagatctcattacagatggttgtgaaccaccatgtggttgctgggaattgaactcaggacctctggaagagcagtcagtgctcttaacctctaagccatctctccagccccaatttgtGAATTCTTATGAGCTAGAAGTGAATATTCATTAGTACCTGATTTCCTGAGTTCTTAGATTTAAAGAATATTCCAGAACAATCTCCTTTTGCTTCCATTCTGTGGCCAGGGCTGAAGGACTCACAGCTAAGAAGCCATGGTTAGGGCAGGAAATCAAAGCCAAGAGAAGGCTGCCACTTCCTGCCTGGAGTTTTACTTCATATGACAGCCCTCATGCTCTTGCCTGCCCCAACCCTATGTCCCTCCTTCTGGCTGGTTTGGAGAAAGCAGTGGGTACTGGGGTGTCCTGATGTTCATGTCCAGGTGATGGGTTCCCATTCCTAGACTCTATGTTCCAACACAGCCTGCAAGATTCAGGATAGTTGTGGGGGCTCTCTTTCATAGGTATCCTACCCTCAGAAAGCTGGCCCTGGCCAACGAACCAGAGCTATCTGTCAATTCCTGGCTGTCAGATAGGGCACCAGTTGGCAGAGAATATACAGGACTGGTTAAATTTGCGTTTTGAGTGAAGAAGAGTAACTGTTTAGTATGCAAAATATATGTAAGTAGCATATAAGGAACATTTGTTTGCTAAGATCATGTTATTAATCTCAAATTCATTTATGATGCTTGGTATACCCCTCTGGTCCTGCCATCTTTGGGATACATATGTCATCTGTTCATACTTCCCAGTGAGGACAACGTTCCAGATCCCAAGGATGTGCAAGAGAAATTCAGTGGCAGCCTTGTGACTGCCCTGGGTGCATATGGGCCACAATTCCTGGCATACTTCGGCTCCTTTGCTACAGTGGGTCTGCTCTGGTTTGCCCACCATTCACTCTTCCTGCATGTCCGGAAGGCTACACAGACCATGGGGCTACTCAACATACTGTCACTGGCCTTTGTGGGTGGCCTCCCTCTGGCCTACCAGCAGACCTCAGCTTTTGCCCGACAGCCCCGTGATGAGCTGGAGCGTGTGCGCGTCAGCTGTGCCATCATCTTCTTGGCCAGCATCTTCCAGTTTGCCATCTGGACTGCAGCCCTGCTACACCAGACAGAAACACTGCAGCCAGCTGTGCAGTTTGGTGGGCAGGAGCATGCTTTCATGTTTGCCAAGCTTGCACTGTACCCCTGTGCCAGCCTGCTGGCCTTTGCTGCCACCTGCCTGCTGAGCCGGTTCAGCACAGCCATCTTCCACCTCATGCAGATTGCAGTGCCCTTTGCCTTCCTGCTGCTCCGTCTCCTTGTGCGCCTTGCCCTGGCAGGCCTTCACATCCTATGGGAACTCCGGCCAGAGCACCCTCAACCAGGCCAGGGTGAACCTGAGGCACAGTCTCAGCTTTTACCTGCCCCCTGTTAATGCCAAGGAAGCTACACCTGCCCATCCCAGGCATACTGTAAGGGAtcctgtggagatggctcagtagaagTTTGTTGTGACCCTGGGGCTATGGTTTTATTGGCCTGGGTATTGTGTACATTGTG
Coding sequences:
- the Tmem175 gene encoding endosomal/lysosomal proton channel TMEM175 isoform X2; this translates as MSRPQAQEQAVDSEGDSSLYRRDEEGTQSSHRMLGFSDALLSIIATVMILPVTHTEISPEQQFDKSIQKLLATRIAVYLMTFLIVTVAWAAHTRLFQVVGKIDDTLALLNLACMMTITLLPYTFSLMVTFPDVPLGIFLFCMCVIAIGSVQSYVLMVTVIFLPHISKATAWCKDKLMGHRESPPHNVEPFSIDLHAPLSKERVEAFSDGVYAIVATLLILDICEDNVPDPKDVQEKFSGSLVTALGAYGPQFLAYFGSFATVGLLWFAHHSLFLHVRKATQTMGLLNILSLAFVGGLPLAYQQTSAFARQPRDELERVRVSCAIIFLASIFQFAIWTAALLHQTETLQPAVQFGGQEHAFMFAKLALYPCASLLAFAATCLLSRFSTAIFHLMQIAVPFAFLLLRLLVRLALAGLHILWELRPEHPQPGQGEPEAQSQLLPAPC
- the Tmem175 gene encoding endosomal/lysosomal proton channel TMEM175 isoform X3; this translates as MTFLIVTVAWAAHTRLFQVVGKIDDTLALLNLACMMTITLLPYTFSLMVTFPDVPLGIFLFCMCVIAIGSVQALIVGYAFHFPHLLSPQIQHSTHRAQSRRHILRLVLRGPALCFVAAVFSLFFFPLSYVLMVTVIFLPHISKATAWCKDKLMGHRESPPHNVEPFSIDLHAPLSKERVEAFSDGVYAIVATLLILDICEDNVPDPKDVQEKFSGSLVTALGAYGPQFLAYFGSFATVGLLWFAHHSLFLHVRKATQTMGLLNILSLAFVGGLPLAYQQTSAFARQPRDELERVRVSCAIIFLASIFQFAIWTAALLHQTETLQPAVQFGGQEHAFMFAKLALYPCASLLAFAATCLLSRFSTAIFHLMQIAVPFAFLLLRLLVRLALAGLHILWELRPEHPQPGQGEPEAQSQLLPAPC